One window from the genome of Desulfonatronum thiodismutans encodes:
- the cas8c gene encoding type I-C CRISPR-associated protein Cas8c/Csd1: MILQALHGYYERMIADPDSGMPPYGTSMENISFALVLDEEGNLRGVEDLRVEDGKKRFPRKMAVPAAVTRTSGVKANFLWDKAAYVLGADKSGTKGHAPKLAAFKELLAEVGADVDDPGLVAVRRFVDNWEPGDAETIISAHHPWEEVAGTNLVFRLEGSKGFIHARPSVQRGWSAFQTLSDDAPKVQCLITGEDNMPLARVHTPIKGVVGGQTSGGYIVSFNASAFVSYGRDKADVGETSAFAYTTALNALLARGSRQKVTIGDMTIVFWAERSNPAEDFLADLFDPAPVESSPQSQIDHQTTVKIHDLLQAIRSGGRAVDIVPDLDESVRFYLLALAPNASRLSIRFWASNTVGDLLRKVGRHFQQLEIVRQFDSDPEFPPLWRLLRQTAPLGKSENISPVLAGGMAKAMLTGSPYPQSLLPTVLGRIRAEHQVTYFRAALIKAFLIRNKQREVPVSLDSARTDRPYLLGRLFAVLEKAQEDAVPGANATLKDRYLGSSSANPGQVFHILLKNTANHTAKLRKDPEKKGLAFNHEKMIQEIMDAFDDFPATMTSEEQGLFMIGYYHQRKDLFTKKTKEA, translated from the coding sequence ATGATTCTGCAAGCATTGCATGGCTACTACGAAAGGATGATCGCCGATCCCGACTCGGGCATGCCACCGTACGGCACAAGCATGGAGAACATCTCCTTTGCTCTGGTCCTGGATGAGGAGGGCAACCTTCGAGGGGTAGAGGATCTCCGGGTTGAGGACGGCAAAAAACGCTTTCCCCGCAAAATGGCCGTCCCGGCGGCAGTGACCAGAACCTCCGGAGTCAAGGCGAACTTTCTCTGGGACAAGGCCGCCTACGTACTGGGCGCGGACAAAAGCGGAACCAAGGGACACGCTCCAAAGCTCGCCGCTTTCAAGGAACTGCTTGCCGAGGTCGGCGCGGACGTGGACGATCCGGGCCTTGTCGCGGTTCGGCGCTTCGTGGACAACTGGGAGCCGGGGGACGCCGAGACGATCATCAGTGCCCACCACCCCTGGGAGGAAGTAGCTGGCACCAATCTCGTCTTTCGCCTTGAGGGCAGCAAAGGCTTCATTCATGCCCGACCTTCGGTTCAGCGGGGATGGAGCGCCTTCCAGACCTTGTCTGATGACGCCCCCAAGGTCCAGTGCCTGATCACCGGTGAAGACAACATGCCCCTGGCCCGAGTGCATACGCCCATCAAAGGCGTCGTAGGTGGGCAGACTTCCGGCGGGTACATCGTTTCCTTCAATGCTTCGGCCTTCGTCTCCTACGGGCGGGACAAGGCCGACGTGGGCGAAACATCCGCTTTTGCCTACACCACGGCCCTCAATGCCCTGCTGGCCAGAGGCAGTCGCCAGAAAGTCACCATCGGCGACATGACCATCGTGTTCTGGGCCGAACGCTCCAATCCGGCGGAGGATTTTCTGGCGGATCTGTTTGACCCCGCCCCGGTGGAGTCATCGCCCCAATCCCAAATTGATCATCAGACCACGGTTAAGATTCATGATCTGCTCCAGGCCATCCGGTCCGGAGGGCGGGCCGTGGACATCGTACCGGACCTGGACGAATCCGTGCGGTTCTATCTGTTGGCTCTGGCGCCCAATGCATCCCGGTTGTCCATTCGATTTTGGGCGAGCAACACCGTGGGGGACTTGTTGCGCAAGGTGGGCAGGCATTTTCAGCAACTGGAAATCGTCCGGCAGTTCGACTCCGATCCGGAGTTTCCACCGCTCTGGCGATTGCTTCGCCAGACCGCGCCGCTGGGTAAAAGCGAAAACATCTCGCCGGTCCTGGCAGGCGGCATGGCCAAGGCCATGCTCACCGGCTCGCCCTATCCGCAAAGCCTGCTGCCCACCGTGCTCGGCCGCATCCGGGCCGAGCATCAGGTCACGTATTTTCGGGCCGCCTTGATCAAGGCGTTTTTGATCCGCAACAAGCAAAGGGAGGTACCCGTGTCACTCGATTCCGCTCGAACCGATCGTCCGTATTTGCTGGGCAGGCTGTTCGCCGTGCTGGAAAAGGCCCAGGAAGATGCGGTCCCTGGGGCCAACGCCACCCTCAAGGACCGCTACCTCGGCTCGTCCTCGGCTAATCCCGGACAGGTCTTTCACATCCTGCTCAAAAACACGGCCAACCACACAGCCAAGCTGCGCAAGGATCCGGAGAAAAAAGGCCTGGCTTTCAACCATGAAAAAATGATCCAGGAGATCATGGACGCTTTCGACGATTTTCCGGCCACCATGACGTCCGAGGAACAGGGGCTGTTCATGATCGGCTACTACCATCAGCGCAAAGATCTTTTCACCAAGAAAACCAAGGAGGCTTAG
- the cas7c gene encoding type I-C CRISPR-associated protein Cas7/Csd2, with the protein MTAIANRHEFVLLFDVINGNPNGDPDAGNMPRIDPETGHGLVTDVCLKRKIRNHVALAKEGGEGFKIYIQEKAVLNRTHEQAYVAHDLKYEAKKLPKKIEDALKVTGWMCANFYDIRTFGAVMTTDINCGQVRGPVQLAFAKSVEPIVPQEISITRMAVTNEKDLEKERTMGRKHIVPYGLYVAHGFVSAPLAEKTGFSDADLDLLWDALINMFEHDRSAARGLMSSRKLFVFKHQNKLGNAPAHKLFDLIQVKRQDDSTGPARSFTNFSVSVGQPPAGVEMMELL; encoded by the coding sequence ATGACCGCCATCGCCAACCGCCATGAATTCGTCCTGCTCTTCGACGTGATCAATGGAAATCCCAACGGCGATCCGGACGCCGGAAACATGCCCCGCATCGACCCGGAAACCGGACACGGGCTGGTCACGGACGTCTGCCTGAAGCGCAAGATCCGCAACCATGTGGCCCTGGCCAAAGAGGGGGGAGAGGGCTTCAAGATCTACATTCAGGAAAAGGCCGTGCTGAACAGGACCCACGAGCAGGCCTACGTTGCTCACGATCTCAAGTACGAAGCCAAGAAGCTGCCCAAAAAGATCGAGGACGCTCTGAAGGTCACGGGCTGGATGTGCGCCAACTTCTACGACATTCGAACCTTTGGCGCGGTTATGACCACGGATATCAACTGCGGCCAAGTTCGGGGGCCGGTGCAACTGGCCTTTGCCAAGAGCGTGGAGCCCATCGTTCCCCAGGAAATCAGCATCACCCGGATGGCCGTAACCAATGAAAAAGACCTGGAAAAAGAGCGGACCATGGGCCGCAAGCACATCGTGCCCTACGGATTGTATGTGGCCCACGGCTTCGTCTCCGCCCCTCTGGCCGAAAAGACCGGCTTTTCCGATGCGGACCTGGACCTGCTTTGGGATGCCCTGATCAACATGTTCGAGCACGACCGTTCGGCCGCGCGCGGCCTGATGAGCAGCCGCAAGCTCTTTGTCTTCAAGCACCAGAACAAGCTCGGCAACGCGCCGGCTCACAAACTCTTTGACCTGATCCAAGTGAAGCGCCAGGATGACTCCACCGGTCCGGCCCGGTCTTTCACGAACTTTTCAGTTTCCGTAGGCCAGCCTCCGGCGGGGGTGGAGATGATGGAACTGCTCTGA
- a CDS encoding HEAT repeat domain-containing protein, which yields MDKKLEQQFRQRAVDLGNSGDPAALPELANLARSPVANVRRLAASAMGKLAGLADADEAVAALHPLLSDTHPQVRQYAVRALKLYGVAARPALPDLRDMAASPVEKDYNQRDAALAVEYITEAVRIAEEQVVHLCKRCGVRLAPDEYVRSRKAFQRPFCDHCFDEVFLERRNYEIKVELQKNIRAKDGTWVQSDGERLICEALKAEGIRYRYDERFRILDGYAIRPDFYLPEFDVYIEYWGMETADYKIGMLKKQQLYQQQGKRLISLYPADKQVMRTRLLEKLRQYR from the coding sequence ATGGACAAAAAGCTCGAACAGCAATTCCGGCAACGGGCGGTGGATCTCGGCAATTCCGGTGATCCGGCCGCCTTGCCGGAACTTGCGAATCTGGCTCGTTCGCCCGTGGCCAATGTGCGCCGCCTAGCCGCGTCGGCCATGGGCAAGCTGGCCGGGTTGGCCGATGCGGATGAGGCCGTTGCCGCGCTGCATCCCTTGCTGTCCGACACGCATCCCCAGGTCCGCCAGTATGCCGTCCGGGCGCTCAAGCTGTACGGCGTCGCAGCCAGGCCGGCCTTGCCGGACCTTCGCGACATGGCCGCGAGCCCGGTGGAAAAAGATTACAACCAGCGCGACGCGGCCCTGGCCGTGGAGTACATCACCGAGGCCGTGCGTATCGCCGAGGAACAGGTTGTTCATCTGTGCAAGCGGTGTGGCGTGCGCTTGGCTCCGGATGAGTACGTGCGCAGCCGCAAGGCCTTCCAGCGCCCGTTTTGCGACCATTGCTTCGACGAGGTTTTTCTGGAGCGCCGCAACTACGAGATCAAGGTGGAGCTGCAAAAGAACATCAGGGCCAAGGACGGCACCTGGGTGCAGTCCGACGGCGAGCGACTCATCTGCGAGGCCCTGAAGGCGGAAGGCATCCGCTATCGTTACGACGAGCGGTTCCGCATCCTGGACGGGTACGCCATCCGCCCGGATTTCTATCTGCCGGAATTCGACGTGTACATCGAATACTGGGGTATGGAGACGGCGGACTACAAAATCGGCATGCTCAAGAAACAGCAACTCTACCAACAGCAGGGAAAGCGCCTCATTTCCCTGTATCCAGCAGACAAGCAGGTCATGCGCACTCGTCTGCTGGAAAAATTGCGCCAGTATCGCTGA
- the cas1c gene encoding type I-C CRISPR-associated endonuclease Cas1c has product MKKLLNTLYVTTQGAYLSREGETVLVRVEKETRLQVPIHTLAGIVCFGQVSCSPFLLGLCAERGVGVSFLTEYGRFLARVQGPVSGNVLLRREQYRWADDPDRSAGMARSILAGKIANSRTVLRRALRDHGNKPENKPGTEALENAAKRLRYSLDQLQVPASLDVLRGIEGDAAGTYFSVFDHLITARKDAFQFRDRSRRPPLDNVNCLLSFAYTLLMHDVRSALESVGLDPAVGFLHRDRPGRAGLALDIMEEFRPVIADRLVLSQINLGAVKESGFIRAETGGVLMKDDARKEFLVAYQKRKQEVINHPFLNEKVEIGLLPFTQALLLARHIRGDLDGYPPLIWR; this is encoded by the coding sequence ATGAAAAAACTCTTGAACACCCTCTATGTGACGACCCAGGGCGCGTATCTGTCTCGTGAGGGCGAGACCGTGTTGGTGCGCGTGGAAAAGGAGACACGGCTTCAGGTACCCATCCATACCTTGGCCGGCATCGTCTGTTTCGGGCAGGTTTCGTGCAGTCCGTTTCTGTTGGGGCTGTGCGCGGAGCGGGGCGTAGGGGTCAGCTTTCTGACCGAATATGGGCGCTTTTTGGCCCGGGTCCAGGGACCGGTTTCCGGCAATGTCCTGCTGCGCCGGGAACAGTATCGCTGGGCGGACGACCCGGACCGATCCGCCGGCATGGCTCGCTCAATTCTGGCTGGCAAAATTGCCAACAGCCGCACGGTCCTGCGCAGGGCGCTTCGTGATCACGGGAACAAGCCCGAAAATAAGCCCGGAACCGAGGCCTTGGAAAACGCGGCAAAGCGATTGCGATACTCGCTGGATCAGCTTCAGGTTCCCGCTTCACTGGACGTCTTGCGCGGCATTGAAGGCGATGCGGCGGGAACGTACTTCAGCGTATTCGATCACCTGATCACCGCGCGGAAAGATGCTTTTCAATTCCGGGACCGCAGCCGCCGTCCGCCCCTGGACAATGTCAACTGCCTGCTTTCCTTCGCGTACACCCTGCTGATGCACGACGTGCGCAGCGCCCTGGAATCCGTCGGCCTGGACCCGGCGGTGGGCTTTCTGCATCGGGACCGTCCGGGCCGGGCCGGACTCGCTCTGGACATCATGGAGGAGTTTCGACCGGTCATCGCGGATCGGCTGGTGCTCTCCCAGATCAACCTTGGGGCCGTCAAGGAATCCGGATTTATCCGGGCTGAAACAGGCGGCGTGTTGATGAAGGACGACGCCCGCAAGGAGTTCCTCGTGGCCTATCAAAAACGCAAGCAGGAGGTGATCAACCATCCGTTCCTGAACGAAAAAGTGGAAATCGGTCTCCTGCCGTTCACCCAGGCCTTGCTTCTGGCCCGGCATATTCGCGGTGACCTGGACGGCTACCCGCCGCTTATCTGGAGGTGA
- the cas2 gene encoding CRISPR-associated endonuclease Cas2 produces the protein MFVLVSYDVSTSDPGGPGRLRRVAKICKNFGQRVQFSVFECIVDPAQWTKLKQQLLDEIDPEKDSLRFYFLGSNWRRRVEHAGAKEPIDQEGPLVI, from the coding sequence ATGTTCGTCCTTGTCAGCTACGACGTCTCCACGTCCGACCCCGGCGGTCCGGGACGCTTGCGACGAGTGGCCAAGATTTGCAAGAATTTCGGGCAGCGTGTTCAATTCTCGGTGTTCGAGTGCATTGTCGATCCGGCCCAATGGACCAAGCTGAAACAACAACTGCTCGACGAAATCGACCCGGAAAAGGATAGCCTGAGATTTTATTTTTTGGGTTCAAACTGGCGGAGGCGGGTGGAACATGCCGGAGCAAAAGAACCCATTGATCAGGAGGGCCCGTTGGTCATTTGA
- a CDS encoding glutamate synthase-related protein: MSKCIPSCGLASSRPICEERDACAIIAFVDKRGRVTHANIVRTIEALKKMAHRSGDINDEGDGCGIMTDVPRELWSRRLREAGLSPHLAESSGFFVGHLLLPRRIRERADDILDTVRKTFALRGLDILLELQGRTNDDELGPMARAETPLFWQVAGLVRRDVRIDSGRLLFKVLVELEDLEPDLHVASLSQDSVVYKVRGGPELLQRVYPELRDPATRSKICLGHSRYSTNTLPTVERTQPFSILAHNGEINTIERLRGAARNLGIEPVPGGSDSQDLNRAVEGLIHRYGLELTEAFAMVFPAVHSEVEHYPEDLREVYQTYRWFFPPSAQGPAAVIARHGDVCIGSVDALGLRPLWFGESDYNYYLSSEKGVVDLEDTASDPVPLAPGEKMAIFTLTGRRAVVFNYRAYQRQLVRLMRGRDGLRERIGTLYQAVPDKPENAFGLENLLDDGRSRMSPGEMVRENVLAALGWHKYDVEMRKKTATVGGAVIGSMGYQGPLACLTPEGLANISEFFKENVAVVTNPAIDREREPDHFTTRCILGDRPEIDNRERAGAVGLELRTPLLLGGCLDGRVCGAALSQLAAEFGTQTMDSVLSFFTGQGRDPARVAVLDAVFEAKTDDPDSGPGNGQGCLERRLADLCLEAGAAIDAGAVLLVLDDSRTFSDGRVYVDPGLALAVIGNFLEEHRLRRRCSLVVRSAAVRNLHDVMFLLGLGADAINPYMIWRMAREHATESRPAETVIRTTMDVLQKGMEKVMSTMGIHELCGYGRIFSSIGLAEDLARIFKCANFCQSPDIGLSLARLEEIARVRLGRAVRETSAQLWSTPARNTKVGRVLRRAATGVAGFREMAQELAALERENPVALRHVLGFSRPSQAAPLAMSEVDITIGGHAMPLIIPAMSFGSQGENSFRSYAEAARLLNIVCMNGEGGEIPDMLGKYRHNRGQQIASGRFGVHMAFLNSVDFLEIKIGQGAKPGEGGHLPGQKVTPMVAQARHCMPGIALISPSNHHDIYSIEDLAQIITELKTANPMARVSVKIPVTSGVGTIAVGVAKAGADIVTVSGFDGGTGAAREHSKKYVGLPAEIGVSQAHRALVESGLRDQVELWADGGLRSGADALKMIFLGADRVGMGTAALMGVGCISCQRCHLDTCPRGISTQLRTKAEAELRGVKGFTPLQAAAETGNLVRLFTCIGEEMRAILADLGVSRVRDVVGRTEFLAQISHQDVVALTDILARPAMDGSAGPAGALRMVRKPLNVLTKLVADISLAEFADEQTREVRYTDQYVRSVDRAMGTYLAGAVVRQFGDSGERRAKLRLDSSVPGNGLCAFNIPGIDVMVDGGAQDGTAKSSLGGACGVFKGANLMGRRVDGSTGKSFAYGAIGGTLMVQNYADSRACIRMSGADAVFGARITSRVRDEESNLAVRAHLKGFAFEYMTGGRAVVLGDPGPWICSGMTGGVVYLCQYPEYGFDKAAIRRRLASGADVAVRDVTEQGLADIRELLTRYVAELRASFQGEEALAVEQLMAEAETRFVMIVPADKNPPKAE; this comes from the coding sequence GTGTCAAAGTGCATCCCATCCTGCGGTCTCGCTTCCAGCCGACCAATTTGCGAAGAGCGCGACGCCTGCGCGATTATCGCCTTCGTGGACAAGCGCGGCCGCGTGACCCATGCCAATATCGTCCGGACCATCGAGGCCCTGAAGAAAATGGCCCATCGTTCCGGGGACATCAACGACGAGGGCGACGGGTGCGGGATTATGACCGACGTGCCGCGGGAACTGTGGAGCCGTCGGTTGCGGGAAGCCGGTTTGTCGCCCCATCTGGCGGAGTCCAGCGGTTTTTTCGTGGGTCATCTGCTTCTGCCTCGCCGGATCCGCGAACGGGCCGACGATATTCTGGACACGGTCCGCAAGACCTTTGCCCTGCGCGGGCTGGACATCCTCCTGGAGTTGCAAGGCCGGACCAACGACGACGAACTGGGCCCCATGGCCCGGGCCGAGACACCGCTGTTCTGGCAGGTGGCCGGGCTGGTCCGCCGGGACGTGCGCATTGATTCCGGTCGGCTGCTGTTCAAGGTCCTGGTGGAGCTGGAGGACCTGGAGCCGGATCTCCATGTGGCCTCCCTGTCTCAGGACAGCGTGGTCTACAAGGTCCGGGGCGGGCCGGAACTTTTACAGCGGGTTTATCCGGAGCTGCGCGATCCGGCCACCCGGTCCAAGATCTGCCTGGGCCACAGTCGCTATTCCACCAACACTTTGCCCACGGTGGAGCGCACCCAACCCTTCTCCATCCTGGCCCACAACGGCGAAATCAACACCATCGAGCGGCTGCGCGGCGCGGCACGCAATCTGGGCATCGAACCGGTGCCCGGGGGCAGCGATTCCCAGGATCTGAACCGGGCCGTCGAGGGTTTGATCCACCGCTACGGCCTGGAACTCACCGAGGCCTTTGCCATGGTCTTCCCTGCCGTGCACAGCGAGGTGGAGCATTATCCCGAGGATTTGCGCGAGGTTTATCAAACCTACCGCTGGTTCTTTCCGCCCTCGGCCCAGGGGCCGGCCGCGGTCATCGCCCGGCACGGCGACGTGTGCATCGGCAGCGTGGACGCCCTGGGGCTGCGTCCGTTGTGGTTCGGCGAGAGCGACTACAATTACTATCTGTCCTCGGAAAAAGGCGTGGTGGACCTCGAGGACACGGCCTCGGACCCCGTGCCTCTGGCCCCTGGGGAAAAAATGGCCATTTTTACCCTGACCGGTCGGCGGGCCGTGGTGTTCAACTACCGGGCCTATCAACGCCAACTGGTCCGGCTGATGCGGGGCCGGGACGGGCTGCGTGAGCGGATTGGGACCTTGTATCAAGCTGTTCCGGATAAGCCGGAGAATGCTTTTGGCCTGGAAAACCTGCTTGACGACGGCCGGTCGCGGATGTCGCCGGGCGAGATGGTTCGGGAGAACGTGCTGGCCGCTCTGGGCTGGCACAAGTACGACGTGGAGATGCGCAAGAAAACGGCCACCGTCGGCGGGGCGGTGATCGGCTCCATGGGCTATCAGGGCCCCCTGGCCTGTCTGACCCCGGAAGGGCTGGCCAACATCTCCGAGTTTTTCAAGGAAAATGTTGCCGTGGTCACCAATCCGGCCATCGACCGGGAGCGGGAGCCCGACCATTTCACCACACGCTGCATTCTCGGCGACCGGCCGGAGATCGACAACCGGGAGCGGGCCGGGGCCGTGGGGCTGGAGTTGCGCACTCCGTTGCTCCTGGGCGGCTGCCTGGACGGTCGGGTCTGCGGAGCGGCCCTGTCCCAATTGGCCGCGGAGTTCGGCACCCAGACCATGGACTCCGTGCTTTCTTTTTTTACCGGACAGGGGCGGGATCCGGCCCGGGTTGCTGTTCTGGATGCGGTTTTCGAAGCGAAAACCGACGATCCAGACAGCGGGCCTGGCAACGGCCAAGGCTGCCTGGAGCGGCGTCTTGCCGATTTGTGTCTGGAGGCCGGGGCCGCCATCGACGCCGGGGCCGTGCTGCTGGTTCTGGACGACTCGCGCACCTTCTCCGACGGGCGGGTGTATGTCGATCCGGGCCTGGCCCTGGCCGTGATCGGCAATTTCCTGGAGGAGCACCGTTTGCGGCGGCGCTGTTCCCTGGTGGTGCGCAGCGCCGCGGTGCGCAACCTGCACGACGTAATGTTCCTGCTCGGGCTGGGCGCGGATGCCATCAATCCGTACATGATCTGGCGCATGGCCCGGGAGCACGCCACGGAGAGCCGACCGGCCGAGACCGTGATCCGGACCACCATGGACGTGCTCCAGAAGGGCATGGAAAAGGTCATGTCCACCATGGGCATCCATGAGTTGTGCGGTTATGGCCGGATTTTCTCCTCCATCGGCCTGGCCGAGGATCTGGCGAGGATCTTCAAATGCGCCAACTTTTGTCAGTCGCCGGATATCGGTCTGTCCCTGGCCCGGCTGGAGGAGATTGCCCGCGTCCGTCTGGGCAGGGCCGTTCGGGAGACGTCGGCCCAGCTCTGGAGTACCCCGGCGCGGAACACCAAGGTCGGCCGGGTGCTGCGCCGGGCCGCCACCGGAGTGGCCGGGTTCCGGGAAATGGCCCAGGAGTTGGCCGCCCTGGAGCGGGAAAATCCGGTGGCCCTGCGCCATGTTCTCGGCTTCTCCCGGCCCAGCCAAGCCGCGCCCCTGGCCATGAGTGAGGTGGACATCACCATCGGCGGCCATGCCATGCCTCTGATCATTCCGGCCATGAGCTTCGGTTCCCAGGGGGAGAACTCCTTTCGGAGCTATGCCGAGGCCGCCCGGCTTTTGAACATCGTGTGCATGAACGGGGAGGGCGGGGAGATTCCGGACATGCTCGGCAAGTACCGCCACAACCGGGGCCAGCAGATCGCCTCGGGCCGCTTCGGCGTGCACATGGCCTTTCTCAATTCCGTGGACTTTCTGGAAATCAAGATCGGCCAGGGGGCCAAGCCCGGGGAGGGCGGTCATCTGCCGGGCCAGAAGGTCACGCCCATGGTGGCCCAGGCCCGGCATTGCATGCCGGGCATCGCCCTGATCTCCCCCTCCAATCATCACGACATCTATTCCATCGAGGATTTGGCCCAGATCATCACCGAGCTGAAGACCGCCAATCCCATGGCCCGGGTTTCGGTGAAGATTCCCGTGACCAGCGGGGTGGGAACCATTGCCGTGGGCGTGGCCAAAGCCGGGGCGGATATCGTCACGGTTTCCGGGTTTGACGGCGGCACGGGCGCGGCCCGGGAGCACAGCAAAAAATATGTCGGCCTGCCCGCGGAGATCGGGGTCAGCCAGGCCCACCGGGCCCTGGTGGAGTCCGGTCTGCGGGATCAGGTGGAGCTGTGGGCCGACGGCGGGCTGCGCAGCGGCGCGGACGCCCTGAAGATGATCTTTCTCGGCGCGGACCGGGTGGGCATGGGCACCGCGGCCCTGATGGGCGTGGGCTGCATCAGTTGCCAACGTTGCCACCTGGACACCTGTCCCCGGGGCATCTCCACTCAGCTGCGGACCAAGGCCGAGGCGGAGCTGCGCGGCGTCAAGGGCTTCACCCCGCTGCAAGCGGCCGCGGAAACCGGCAATCTGGTGCGGTTGTTCACCTGTATCGGCGAGGAAATGCGGGCCATTCTGGCGGACCTGGGCGTCAGCCGGGTCCGGGACGTGGTCGGACGCACGGAGTTTCTGGCCCAGATATCCCATCAAGACGTGGTGGCCCTGACGGACATCCTGGCCCGTCCGGCCATGGACGGCTCCGCCGGACCGGCCGGGGCCCTGCGCATGGTCCGCAAGCCGTTGAACGTCCTGACCAAGCTGGTGGCGGACATCTCCCTGGCCGAGTTCGCCGACGAACAGACTCGGGAAGTTCGGTACACGGATCAGTACGTGCGCAGCGTGGACCGGGCCATGGGCACCTACCTGGCCGGGGCCGTGGTCCGCCAATTCGGGGATTCCGGGGAGCGCCGGGCCAAGTTGCGCCTGGACTCCTCGGTGCCCGGCAACGGTCTGTGCGCCTTCAATATCCCGGGCATCGACGTGATGGTGGACGGCGGGGCCCAGGACGGCACGGCCAAGAGCAGCCTCGGCGGGGCCTGCGGCGTGTTCAAGGGCGCGAATCTGATGGGCCGCAGGGTGGACGGGTCCACGGGCAAGAGCTTCGCCTACGGCGCCATCGGGGGGACGCTCATGGTCCAGAACTACGCGGACTCCCGGGCCTGCATCCGGATGTCCGGCGCGGACGCGGTGTTCGGGGCCCGGATCACGTCCCGGGTCCGGGACGAGGAAAGCAACCTGGCCGTGCGCGCCCACCTCAAGGGCTTTGCCTTCGAGTACATGACCGGGGGGCGGGCCGTGGTTCTGGGCGATCCCGGCCCCTGGATTTGCTCCGGGATGACCGGCGGAGTGGTCTACCTGTGCCAGTACCCGGAATATGGGTTCGACAAGGCCGCCATCCGCCGCCGTCTGGCCAGCGGCGCGGACGTGGCCGTCCGGGACGTGACCGAGCAAGGCCTCGCGGATATCCGCGAGCTGCTCACCCGCTACGTGGCCGAGCTGCGGGCCTCCTTCCAGGGGGAAGAGGCCTTGGCCGTGGAACAACTGATGGCCGAAGCTGAAACCCGCTTCGTAATGATCGTCCCGGCGGACAAGAATCCGCCCAAGGCGGAGTGA
- a CDS encoding Dabb family protein, whose protein sequence is MIKHIVMWTLKEQAEGAGAGENGKKMKQMLEALNGKIPGLLHLEVGLDVFQASPAWQVVLYSELESRDALQVYQQHPEHQRCVEFVKKVVVDRGVVDYEI, encoded by the coding sequence ATGATCAAGCATATCGTGATGTGGACGTTGAAGGAGCAGGCAGAGGGAGCCGGGGCCGGGGAGAACGGGAAGAAGATGAAGCAGATGCTGGAGGCGCTGAACGGCAAGATTCCGGGCTTGCTGCATCTGGAGGTCGGGTTGGATGTCTTTCAGGCTTCTCCGGCCTGGCAGGTTGTTCTGTACTCTGAACTGGAATCTCGTGACGCCCTTCAAGTTTATCAACAGCATCCGGAGCATCAGCGCTGCGTGGAATTCGTGAAGAAGGTGGTCGTTGATCGGGGCGTGGTGGATTACGAGATATAG
- a CDS encoding cysteine hydrolase family protein, which produces MFGFLSPALLIVDMQNDFVLPDAPAAVAGARETIPVIATLAEHARKRSWPVIHVVREHRPDGSDVEYTRQELFQNGAGICVAGTPGARIVAELMPRSGDYVLTKQRFSAFLGTELDLLLRRLRAETLIVAGTQYPNCIRATAVDALGRDYRVIVVTDACSAQTERIAANNIEDMRNMGMLCIPFQEMINLSEEKPL; this is translated from the coding sequence GTGTTCGGGTTTTTGAGTCCCGCTCTGCTGATCGTGGACATGCAGAACGATTTCGTTTTGCCCGACGCCCCGGCCGCCGTGGCCGGGGCCAGGGAGACCATTCCAGTCATCGCCACGCTGGCGGAGCATGCCCGGAAGCGATCCTGGCCGGTGATCCACGTGGTCCGGGAACACCGGCCCGACGGCAGCGACGTGGAATATACCCGGCAAGAGCTGTTTCAGAACGGCGCGGGCATCTGCGTGGCCGGGACGCCCGGGGCGCGGATCGTGGCGGAGCTGATGCCGCGCTCCGGCGATTACGTGTTGACCAAACAGCGCTTCAGCGCGTTTTTGGGCACGGAGCTGGATTTGCTGTTGCGTCGCCTGCGAGCGGAGACGCTGATCGTAGCCGGAACCCAGTATCCCAATTGCATCCGGGCCACGGCCGTGGACGCCCTGGGTCGGGACTACCGGGTGATCGTGGTCACGGACGCCTGTTCCGCCCAGACCGAACGGATCGCGGCGAACAATATCGAGGACATGCGCAATATGGGCATGCTGTGCATTCCATTTCAGGAAATGATCAATCTTTCAGAGGAGAAACCACTGTGA